Below is a genomic region from Symbiobacterium terraclitae.
GCCGCCGGCCTCGCCGTAGAGCTTCGTCAGCGCCTCGGCGCGGGGCAGGACCGCCTCGCCCCACAGCTTCGTGATGATCCGCCGCTCCTCGCCGCCGTAGGAGTCGCGGTAGAGAACCGTGTTGTTAGGGTCGTCCTCGCCCATGTAGATCAGCCGCGCCACCCGGTTGTGCGCCGCCAGGTCGAAGGGACGGCCGGCGATCTCGGCGTAGTCGGCCGTGCCGATGGGGTAGATCAGCTTCTCGCCGCCGTACTCGGAGAGGGGCAGCAGCATGTTGTCCAGCGTGGCCCCCGAGACCAGGGCCTTCACCCTCTCCGGGTGCAGCGCCGCCAGCCGGTCGGTGAAGGTGCCCGAGGCGGAGAAGCCCACCAGGAAGACCTGCTCCTCCACGCCCTGGCCGTACCGGTTCAGGTACCCGACGGCGTGCTCGATCATGGCCACCACCTGCCGGTCCAGGTGCGCCAGGCTCTCCACGGTATACCCCGCCTGGCTGAACTGCCGCTCCAGCAGCCGGGCGAGCTCCGGGTCCTGCATCTTCAGGTGCAGCGTGGCCGCGTCCCGGTCCAGGGCGTGGGTGAAGAGCGTGTTCTCCTCGCCGCCGTACCGGTAGGTGATCACCGGCCGGGGGATCGCCGGGATCAGGAGCGGCGACCAGAGTTCCTCGGCCAGCTTCATGGAGACCTGCTCCCCCAGCGCCACCTCGGCGCGGGTGCGGGCGATCGTCTCGGGCACGCTGCCCCCGGGTCCCGTGTTGTTGATATCCACGACGAGGTACCGCCTGTGCCCCGCGTTCGCCTCCCGGTGTGCATCGCTGGGCAGCACGAGGAAGTAGGGCCAGTGGAAGCCCCGCTCGGGCATCGCCGGCACCATGACGAAGCGGCGCTCTCCGCTTGCGGTCAGCTCGGGCAGCCCGGCCGTGGTGAACTCCGCCCGGAGCATGCCCCCGCTGCGGGTGAAGAGCTTCAGGGTGTACTGCGCGTTCAGGGCGAGGACGGGCCGGCCCGAGGCGACGGCCTCCTCGTCGGCGATGATCAGCTGGTCCCAGGCGAGGGTGAACCGCCGGGAGAGGAAGGTCTCCCCGGCCCCCTCCAGCCCCACCGCCTCCACGTCGCTGGCGCGCACCCCCAGGCTGGCCAGGTCGATGACCGGGGCGAAGGGGTCGACCGGCGCGGTGAGGCGGATCGACGCCCTGCGGGGAACGGCCGCCGCGGTGCGCGTGGCGGGATCCCACGTCACGGTCATCCCCATGGCGGCTGCCGCGTCCGCCAGGCGCACGTAGGCCCGGTCCTCGAAGAGGAAGTTGTCTGCCTGGACCTCCTGGCCGTTCACCGTGAAGGTGAAGCCGTTGCGAAGAACGCGGATGGTCTCGGGGTTGCCGAAGCTCGCCGCCGCCGTGCCGCCCAGGATCAGCAGCGCGGCCAGCAGCGCGCCGGTGCGCGCACGCATCCTCACGTGCGGAACCTCCTCCCGTGGCCCGGACCGCCCGCCGCATTCACGGGGCGCCGCTCCGGGCCCGTCAGCGAGTCGCCCCTCTCCCTTCTGCACTGCCGCGGCCGAACCCTGCTGCGCCGTCGGACCCGACCCTGCTTCGTCGTCGAACCCCGCTGCGCCACCGGACCCGACCCTGCTTCGTCGCAGAACCCCGCTGCGCCACCGGACCCGACCCTGTTGCGCCACCGGACTCGAACGCCGTACGCCGCCGAACCCAACCCCCGATGCGCCGGACCCGCCCGGCCGGCGACGCCTTGCCCGTCATCCTGCGGCCGGTTCGGCCAGCAGTCCCTTCAGCACGCTGACCCCGATCCGGTCCGCTGCGGGTCCCCCGATCCCCACCGCGGACGTGGGGGGCACCGTGTGGTTGACAAGCACGCAGACGCCCACGCCCCGGCCGCGGACGAAGCCCACGAAGCTGTTGTAGCCGCCGGTGGCCCCGTTGTGCCAGACGAGGTGGTCCCCGGCGAACGGGACGATGACCCAGCCCAGGCCAATCTGCGCACCGCCGCCAACCTCAGCGCGCGGGGTGTGGCAGCGCGCCAGGCGCTGCGCCAAGACGCCGCCGGCGATTCCGAGGTTGGCCGCGACGAACCGCAGCAGGTCCGCAGCGG
It encodes:
- a CDS encoding alpha/beta hydrolase family protein; this encodes MRMRARTGALLAALLILGGTAAASFGNPETIRVLRNGFTFTVNGQEVQADNFLFEDRAYVRLADAAAAMGMTVTWDPATRTAAAVPRRASIRLTAPVDPFAPVIDLASLGVRASDVEAVGLEGAGETFLSRRFTLAWDQLIIADEEAVASGRPVLALNAQYTLKLFTRSGGMLRAEFTTAGLPELTASGERRFVMVPAMPERGFHWPYFLVLPSDAHREANAGHRRYLVVDINNTGPGGSVPETIARTRAEVALGEQVSMKLAEELWSPLLIPAIPRPVITYRYGGEENTLFTHALDRDAATLHLKMQDPELARLLERQFSQAGYTVESLAHLDRQVVAMIEHAVGYLNRYGQGVEEQVFLVGFSASGTFTDRLAALHPERVKALVSGATLDNMLLPLSEYGGEKLIYPIGTADYAEIAGRPFDLAAHNRVARLIYMGEDDPNNTVLYRDSYGGEERRIITKLWGEAVLPRAEALTKLYGEAGGHGIFILDRGVGHDYSEAMYRYMKAFLEANRDGDEPVYPLPADAEQLRFTVYR